Proteins encoded by one window of Microplitis demolitor isolate Queensland-Clemson2020A chromosome 6, iyMicDemo2.1a, whole genome shotgun sequence:
- the LOC103573488 gene encoding uncharacterized protein LOC103573488, whose product MAIDAELVGILNDLVKFLELLSKEINLPDTLENDRSNLLRRSKTSLASAGQRSSSPEPYLDMNAGKGKGLSVVKSGEVNTINDNNNHQQQLTEYIDTDNPRVSRHSAQDYYETFQEFTSKSSANDEQDKLKIIYRSFSTEQTRSKSHKCGPLFQKEERRLFGFQLFDQFRELWVGLVGTHLLLYATKNDKQPSDVISIRGYSARPATDYAPRDSERSKSAFEIFCPGDKTYQFIARTPKEMEQWIAIICRTGVKKEAEAETNGVDLQPKIEEEYQDVGAEAKENEAIEEVELRKKETIAGVNGDVNPPPLPARIPRRLPSLPHEDKSVDFTDEAYYEDDIYQMVEELKQPTTYQNVTKVKIHKDKGKVSPALDTYDDIAGKKERKTKRKSKSYKDNYDDMQADEIKSQVQDERTSVMYDDIEAVDCKNTKESSKKKSFLNRVRYKKDSKKKKIKNLPKEVKLSVKDIKPDSQDTKPDIQDAKPDIRVDEKNNRSVELPTYDDVSDLMIQINKNTIELDNMAEYNCPPAPRPIYSKPPTIPNPVKFNEEPEEFYDDIGSWRNTMEEKLQNNNEIVETEVTVESSLCINDEQSRVKNLSQSELWSKTNGVDNELEHYQVPRSQDPIDSGQLDVTGTTNGSVSTSVVQEELYDDIAILADFRARSRDSGCSSSSSDKTVNNVTKAWNRFASGRKSKVINELTIAEKNNRRSSSQEFIDACLDNHEDEGFKLNKFQKLINKMESSLNITAKPISSIISKSHDHDDN is encoded by the exons ATGGCTATCGATGCTGAGCTTGTTGGTATTTTAAACG ATCTTGTTAAGTTCTTGGAACTTTTGTCCAAAGAAATAAACCTGCCGGATACGCTAGAGAATGACAGGAGTAATCTTTTACGTCGTTCAAAAACAAGCTTGGCATCAGCAGGTCAACGATCTTCCTCGCCGGAGCCTTACCTTGACATGAATGCCGGGAAAGGTAAAGGTCTCTCAGTGGTCAAGTCTGGAGAAGTCAATACTatcaatgacaataataatcatcagcAGCAGCTCACTGAGTACATCGATACGGATAATCCTCGGGTATCCCGACACTCGGCTCAGGATTACTACGAGACCTTTCAAGAGTTTACTAGTAAATCATCGGCGAATGATGAGCaggataaattgaaaataatttaccggAGTTTTTCGACTGAGCAGACGCGTAGTAAATCCCACAAATGTGGTCCGCTGTTTCAGAAAGAAGAGCGTCGGTTATTTGGCTTTCAACTTTTTGATCAATTCCGCGAGCTTTGGGTTG GTCTCGTGGGAACTCATTTGTTGCTCTATGCTACTAAGAATGATAAACAGCCGAGTGACGTAATTTCAATACGCGGATACTCAGCGCGCCCGGCAACAGATTACGCGCCTCGAGATTCTGAACGCAGTAAATCtgcatttgaaatattttgtcCTGGTGACAAAACTTATCAGTTTATTGCCAGGACACCCAAAGAAATGGAGCAGTGGATCGCGATTATTTGCCGGACGGGAGTCAAAAAAGAAGCGGAGGCTGAGACAAATGGCGTTGACTTGCAGCCAAAGATTGAGGAAGAGTATCAAGATGTTGGTGCCGAAGCCAAAGAAAACGAAGCCATTGAAGAGGTTGAGTTGAGGAAAAAAGAAACAATAGCTGGGGTCAATGGTGACGTAAATCCTCCGCCATTACCAGCACGAATACCTCGCAGACTTCCGTCACTTCCTCATGAAGACAAGTCTGTTGATTTTACTGACGAGGCTTACTATGAAGATGACATTTATCAGATGGTTGAAGAGCTGAAGCAGCCCACGACCTACCAGAATGTTACTAaagttaaaattcataaagatAAAGGCAAAGTATCTCCAGCGCTGGATACTTACGACGACATCGCGGGTAAAAAAGAACGAAAGACTAAGCGCAAAAGTAAAAGCTACAAAGATAATTATGATGATATGCAGGctgatgaaattaaaagtCAAGTTCAAGATGAAAGAACTAGTGTAATGTACGATGATATTGAAGCAGTTGATTGCAAAAATACCAAAGAATCTTcgaagaaaaaatcatttttaaatcgcgtgagatacaaaaaagattcgaagaaaaaaaaaataaaaaatttaccaaaggAAGTTAAATTGAGTGTTAAAGACATAAAACCTGATAGTCAAGACACTAAACCTGATATTCAAGATGCGAAACCTGATATTCgagttgatgaaaaaaataatcgatcgGTTGAATTACCGACCTACGATGATGTATCAGATCTGatgattcaaataaacaaaaatacgATTGAATTAGATAATATGGCTGAATATAATTGTCCACCAGCACCGAGGCCTATTTATTCAAAACCTCCGACGATTCCCAATccagttaaatttaatgaagagCCAGAGGAATTTTATGATGACATTGGCTCGTGGAGAAATACCAtggaagaaaaattacaaaataataatgaaattgttGAAACAGAGGTTACTGTTGAGTCATCGCTGTGCATTAACGATGAACAGTCAAGAGTTAAGAATTTATCGCAGAGCGAGCTGTGGTCAAAGACAAATGGCGTGGACAATGAGTTGGAGCATTACCAAGTGCCACGGTCACAGGACCCAATTGACTCGGGTCAATTAGACGTGACGGGAACCACCAACGGCTCTGTTAGCACCAGCGTCGTTCAAGAAGAACTTTACGATGACATTGCAATACTAGCTGACTTCCGCGCGAGATCACGTGACTCTGGATGCTCAAGTTCCTCATCTGATAAGACTGTTAATAATGTTACTAAAGCCTGGAATCGTTTTGCCAGCGGGAGGAAGTCCAAAGTAATCAATGAACTGACAattgctgaaaaaaataacaggcGTTCAAGCAGCCAAGAGTTTATTGACGCCTGTCTAGACAACCACGAAGACGAAGGCTTTAAACTGAATAAGtttcaaaagttaattaataaaatggaGTCATCGCTAAATATAACAGCGAAACCTATTTCTTCTATTATAAGTAAATCTCATGATCATGacgacaattaa
- the LOC103573477 gene encoding beta-parvin, with translation MNSKITEEYCQQFKVENIKVNSEDDDKCPRVVGVVHKKFEIKNDSEIADDFESPELEIDDGDEANLEAMASPRSKSPRPPLSAKKEDKEESFWDKIGTLGRKKRIKEVQEVQEEGKYAIDSPGYAASPDMPPEDYTLDENEERSIIQPGSLEDPKLQELIFILIEWINDELAQQRIIVKDIVEDLYDGQVIQKLIEKLTGEKLDVPEVTQSEEGQKQKLEVVLSAANRILGRYPPYQWSVESVHSKNIVAILHLLVGLARQYRAPVRLPERVAVQLVVVKKKDGQLIHRTVREEITSTYDDLGMRCERDAFDTLFDHPHDKLPVVKKSLVSFVNKHLSKLNFEVTDLDTQFHDGVYLTLLLGLLEGFFVPLGSFNLSPKTHDHKVHNVSFAFDLMKDVGLPKPKARPEDIVNLDLKSTLRVLYNLFTKYKNVN, from the exons atgaattctAAAATTACTGAAGAATATTGTCAGCAATTTAaagtagaaaatattaaagttaattCTGAAGATGATGATAAATGTCCTCGAGTTGTTGGTGttgtccataaaaaatttgaaattaaaaatgactcaGAAATTGCTGATGACTTTGAAagtcctgagttagaaattgatGATGGAGACGAAGCTAATCTagaag CTATGGCGTCTCCAAGATCAAAATCACCTCGTCCACCTTTATCAGCAAAAAAAGAAGACAAGGAAGAGAGTTTTTGGGATAAAATTGGAACTCTGGGTCGGAAAAAACGTATAAAAGAAG TCCAAGAAGTTCAGGAGGAAGGCAAATATGCCATTGATTCACCAGGATATGCTGCTAGTCCGGACATGCCACCGGAGGATTACACACTTGATGAGAATGAAGAACGATCAATTATCCAACCTGGTTCTCTAGAAGATCCAAAGCTCCAGGAGCTCATTTTTATACTCATCGAGTGGATTAATGACGAACTTGCGCAGCAGAGGATTATCGTCAAAGACATCGTCGAAGATTTATATGATGGAcaagttattcaaaaactaattg aaaaattaactgGTGAAAAACTTGACGTCCCGGAAGTGACGCAGTCTGAAGAgggacaaaaacaaaaattggaAGTAGTACTGTCGGCAGCAAACCGAATTCTCGGACGCTATCCACCGTATCAGTGGAGCGTTGAATCGgttcattcaaaaaatatcgtcGCGATATTGCATCTGCTTGTTGGATTAGCGCGTCAGTACCGGGCGCCAGTGCGGTTGCCAGAGCGTGTCGCTGTTCAGCTGGTGGttgttaagaaaaaagacGGGCAATTGATTCATCGCACTGTCAGAGAGGAAATAACGTCAACATACGATGATTTGGGCATGCGTTGCGAGCGTGACGCATTCGATACGCTTTTTGATCATCCTCACGACAAGTTGCCTGTTGTTAAAAAATCACTCGTGTCCTTTGTAAATAAACATCTGAGCAAACTGAATTTCGAAGTTACTGACCTGGATACACAATTCCACGACGGAGTTTATCTCACTCTGCTGTTGGGTCTTCTGGAAGGTTTCTTTGTGCCTCTCGGCAGCTTTAATCTCTCACCAAAGACACATGACCACAAAGTCCACAACGTTTCGTTCGCTTTTGATCTTATGAAAGACGTCGGTCTGCCAAAACCAAAAGCAAGACCCGAAGATATTGTTAATCTTGATTTAAAATCAACTCTCAGggttctttataatttattcaccaAGTACAAGAATGTCaactaa
- the LOC103573404 gene encoding ubiquinone biosynthesis protein COQ4 homolog, mitochondrial isoform X1 — MTRIKYHFNSGNDIICRRGILKMIRLSSTLLRRYSTASGNEFADFYVKNHVELTSLQRAVLAGGSAVVSLIDPSRGDMIACLGETTGTQALKYCHQRLLLSPEGAKILSDKPRINTKTVDFSQLKELPDNTLGKIYYDFLSVNKVSPDSRDDVKFIDDIELAYVMQRYREVHDIFHAVLLMPTTMLGEVSVKWVEALQTKLPMCIGGALFGAARLRPRQRKLYVKYHLPWAINTGKNSGFLLNTYFEKRWEQSLDDFHREMNIHRLV; from the exons ATGACACGAATAAAATACCATTTCAATTCCGGAAACGATATAATATGTAGAagaggaattttaaaaatgataaggtTATCAA GTACACTACTAAGAAGATATTCAACCGCATCCGGTAATGAGTTTGCCGACTTTTATGTCAAGAATCACGTAGAGTTGACGAGTCTCCAGCGCGCGGTTCTCGCTGGAGGTTCTGCTGTTGTTTCGTTAATAGATCCATCACGCGGAGATATGATTGCTTGTCTCGGCGAAACAACAGGCACACAGGCCTTGAAATATTGCCATCAACGCTTGCTATTATCGCCCGAAGGTGCTAAAATCCTGAGTGATAAGCCTCGTATCAATACCAAGACCGTTGACTTTTCTCAGCTGAAAGAGCTGCCCGATAATACTCTaggaaaaatttactatgattttttatcagtaaac aAAGTATCACCGGATTCAAGAGATGACGTTAAATTTATAGATGACATAGAGTTAGCATACGTGATGCAGAGATATCGCGAAGTTCACGATATATTTCATGCAGTTCTGTTGATGCCAACAACTATGCTCGGTGAAGTGAGTGTCAAGTGGGTGGAAGCACTTCAAACCAAGTTACCCATGTGTATCGGAGGTGCATTGTTCGGTGCTGCTCGTCTACGTCCTcg ccaaaGAAAACTCTACGTCAAGTATCATCTGCCTTGGGCTATTAATACTGGAAAAAATTCTGGGTTTCTTTTAAATACGTACTTTGAAAAAAGGTGGGAACAATCACTCGATGACTTCCACAGAGAAATGAACATACACCGGCtggtataa
- the LOC103573469 gene encoding 28S ribosomal protein S35, mitochondrial codes for MMAVFRIAERCSISSFIKIPGVAYTSSAAKTPADKPESTGEFRVFQLIPKKEEFVKTKINRIEIPPRSDQMAVDQDWPSVWPAARTFHPAVVPLPIRQGYPKKNEAPPSKWGNMELMKIPNFLHLTPPAIRRHCEALKQFCTEWPVGLETNEKCDKHFPQEYIYSDYCYSSPTIRDPLSRIVTLRIKVSALKLNPRAKDKLLRLLGPRYDEKTDYLTIVTDRCPTRKQNRDYADYLLTAVYQESWRVEPWELEKTLADMEYYDWDKNVSRKNLVSIRAWPGDPPEDLDYETIPNVTEYKIAVTDLINVGEDHFTVNKYRESVKNLLHLKKTQANSN; via the exons atgatggcAGTTTTTCGTATTGCTGAGAGGTGTTCGATATCatcgtttattaaaatacctGGTGTAGCTTACACGTCATCGGCGGCAAAAACTCCAGCAGATAAACCTGAATCTACAG GTGAATTCCGAGTGTTTCAATTGATACcaaaaaaagaagaatttgtaaaaactaaaattaatcgGATAGAAATACCCCCGCGGTCGGATCAAATGGCTGTTGATCAAGACTGGCCGTCAGTATGGCCAGCTGCAAGGACATTTCATCCAGCAGTGGTGCCGTTGCCCATCCGTCAGGGAtatcctaaaaaaaatgaagcgCCTCCGAGCAAGTGGGGAAATATGGAGCTGATGAAAATACCAAATTTTCTCCATCTGACACCACCAGCTATAAGAAGACACTGCGAGGCTTTGAAACAATTCTGTACTGAGTGGCCAGTCGGCTTGGAGACAAATGAAAAATGCGACAAACATTTTCCTCAGGAGTACATTTACTCAGATTACTGCTACTCCTCTCCGACAATACGAGATCCGTTATCGAGAATCGTGACATTGAGAATTAAAGTATCAGCTTTGAAACTTAATCCTCGTGCTAAAGATAAACTTTTGCGATTACTCGGTCCTAGGTACGATGAAAAAACTGATTATTTGACTATCGTGACTGATAGATGTCCTACGAGGAAACAAAATCGCGATTATGCTGACTATCTTTTGACTGCAGTCTACCAGGAATCTTGG cgAGTGGAGCCATGGGAGCTGGAAAAAACACTAGCAGATATGGAGTATTACGACTGGGATAAAAATGTAAGCCGGAAAAATCTAGTGTCCATTCGTGCATGGCCCGGAGATCCACCAGAAGATCTTGACTACGAAACAATTCCTAATGTTACCGAGTATAAGATTGCAGTAACGGATCTTATCAACGTCGGAGAAGATCattttactgttaataaatatcgtgaatcagttaaaaatttattgcacttaaaaaaaactcaagctaattctaattaa
- the LOC103574095 gene encoding uncharacterized protein LOC103574095, with protein MSGSADKLSGGDEAEDGAERRRKISLFGVYSKVFKVMLSNWKESIEHTEEEDRVRELDELVLPSNEEWRYQVYYRLVDLQRELDSTLDKEVSDEDIEVEGVKTPVSQDEIPWEWEPIAENPDDLVRNSPDILNESLAKRQAFLRHLESPGGSMTEAYIEPGWRLNDILLAAKVLQGESLPQQTSYTDEAEMRRVFGLVYDVLRYKQIFNQVLDDVGFWVNNKELKDHERIVWLILFDMQGRKFTNPSQIAQLEMRKSLFKEAGLLGIEESLLKIKTKLAASISRLRIGGSALTLDKLLPEHLRQEGVCWTDDEAIASGWVNTIKISTKAEFMSEMSKLGFKLSTNWRRLKENNYAFDPICPKVVVLHEKIREQLARSDLVRDCRFIFLERSLCFGAAALAKTIRVSHLCGPIILTHLIAPRHTGYLAGLLIDIKKAGRLLAFGAESRRAEYEAYLSALGISEKQYRVFSESYITAPGFAELERATVVLATPPCSYTGLTNIVDLIVARGGDTELLESLTNVDDQAQLERPRKLLAEQMSCLKYTLMKPNVQLLIYEAHSTLPSETVEMLQQVVQYANKMAVDKHTRQHLPRRRTPTKDASPKSGGRSSRSGKRAALQESRTKSSGDEDDEETSISPVPQVQVPDSDLFEIGNIFELYGHSSSGDKEVADNPLAEDGCYLAVARRKEMMQFNSLFMIKVAESKGLFGNPQACKSPVHEQQSREETSTTSPTPTPTTTGVKKPKKGRGKKKIVRLDRISAPTHSSMLKVGSRRTSRHSRQSIDNESCESFSVSSVRLSCPRYSERVARDERFISYQVRETKRRDVRRWWEQSATFLIHAARCEPCKFRIFHTDPWTKRVLYAPRVQQIVFPREDDRH; from the exons ATGAGCGGGAGCGCGGATAAATTATCGGGTGGAGATGAAGCGGAAGATGGAGCGGAGAGAAGAAGAAAGATCAGTTTGTTTGGTGTTTACTCAAAAGTTTTCAAAGTCATGCTGTCCAACTGGAAGGAATCTATCGAACACACGGAAGAGGAAGATCGTGTGCGAGAACTTGATGAGTTGGTGCTGCCTAGTAATGAAGAGTGGCGGTACCAAGTTTACTATCGGCTCGTTGATCTTCAGCGGGAATTAGATTCGACGCTTGATAAAGA AGTTTCGGATGAAGATATCGAAGTCGAAGGAGTCAAAACTCCGGTATCTCAAGATGAGATCCCTTGGGAATGGGAACCGATTGCTGAAAATCCAGATGACTTGGTCAGAAATTCCccagatattttaaatgaaagtttAGCAAAGCGCCAGGCGTTTTTGCGGCACTTGGAAAGTCCTGGGGGTTCGATGACTGAAGCTTACATTGAACCCGGTTGGAGATTGAATGATATTCTGCTGGCAGCTAAAGTTTTACAGGGAGAGTCGCTGCCGCAGCAAACTTCGTATACAGATGAAGCTGAAATGCGTCGGGTTTTTGGTCTAGTCTATGATGTCTTgcgtt ataaacaaatttttaaccaaGTACTGGATGACGTTGGCTTCTGGGTCAATAACAAAGAGCTCAAAGATCACGAGCGGATTGTCTGgttgattttatttgatatgCAGGgacgaaaatttacaaatcCTTCTCAAATCGCCCAGTTAGAAATGAGGAAGAGTTTATTTAAAGAGGCAGGATTGCTGGGTATTGAAGAATCTTTGCTGAAAATTAAGACCAAGCTCGCGGCCAGCATCTCGCGGCTGAGAATCGGCGGGTCAGCTCTCACTCTAG acaaATTATTACCTGAGCACTTGAGACAAGAAGGAGTCTGCTGGACAGATGACGAAGCAATAGCTTCCGGTTGGgtaaatacaattaaaatttcaacaaaagCTGAATTTATGAGTGAAATGAGTAAACTgggatttaaattatcaaccaATTGGCGACgactaaaagaaaataattacgcATTCGATCCAATTTGCCCCAAAGTTGTGGTACttcatgaaaaaattcgtGAGCAATTGGCTAGATCTGATCTAGTTCGCGACTgtcgttttatttttctc GAACGTTCATTGTGCTTCGGAGCAGCGGCATTGGCCAAAACAATTCGCGTATCTCATCTCTGTGGCCCAATAATTTTAACGCATCTAATAGCACCCAGACACACTGGATATTTAGCTGGACTATTAATTGACATCAAAAAAGCTGGAAGACTTCTAGCTTTTGGAGCAGAATCACGACGTGCTGAGTACGAGGCCTATTTATCAGCCCTAGGAATCAGTGAAAAACAGTACCGAGTATTTTCTgaaag TTATATCACAGCCCCGGGGTTCGCGGAACTAGAGCGTGCGACAGTAGTGTTAGCAACTCCTCCATGTTCTTACACAGGTTTAACAAACATAGTCGACCTAATAGTAGCACGAGGAGGTGACACAGAACTACTCGAGTCGCTGACAAACGTCGACGACCAAGCGCAATTAGAACGACCGCGTAAACTATTAGCTGAGCAAATGAGTTGCCTGAAGTACACACTCATGAAGCCAAATGTTCAGCTACTCATATACGAGGCACACAGTACTTTGCCTTCAGAGACCGTCGAGATGCTTCAGCAGGTAGTTCAGTATGCAAACAAGATGGCAGTTGACAAGCACACTCGCCAACActtg ccGAGAAGAAGAACTCCCACTAAAGACGCGAGTCCAAAGAGCGGTGGAAGATCATCAAGATCTGGAAAACGAGCAGCACTCCAGGAGTCACGGACCAAGAGCTCTGGGGATGAAGATGATGAAGAAACTTCAATTTCTCCGGTGCCGCAGGTTCAAGTACCCGACAGTGATCTGTTTGAGAtaggaaatatttttgaactttatGGACATTCGAGTAGTGGAGATAAAGAAGTTGCTGATAATCCTCTGGCTGAAGACGGGTGTTATCTAGCAGTAGCCCGTCGTAAGGAGATGATGCAGTTCAACTCGCTGTTTATGATAAAAGTTGCTGAGTCAAAAGGGCTTTTCGGAAATCCACAGGCTTGCAAATCTCCAGTACACGAGCAACAGTCTAGGGAAGAAACTTCAACGACGTCTCCGACACCCACTCCAACAACGACCGGGGTTAAGAAGCCTAAGAAGGGCAGAGGGAAGAAGAAAATAGTGAGATTAGATCGCATTAGCGCGCCGACTCATTCCTCAATGCTGAAAGTTGGAAGTCGCAGAACTTCTCGGCATTCCAGACAATCAATCGACAATGAATCATGCGAAAGTTTTTCAGTATCTAGTGTTAGATTGTCCTGTCCACGTTACAGCGAACGAGTCGCCCGTGATGAACGTTTCATCAGTTATCAAGTCCGGGAAACTAAACGTCGAGATGTCAGAAGATGGTGGGAGCAGTCTGCTACTTTTTTAATCCACGCAGCGAGATGCGAGCCTTGTAAATTCCGTATATTTCACACCGACCCCTGGACCAAGAGAGTCCTCTACGCCCCGCGGGTCCAGCAGATTGTTTTTCCTCGCGAAGATGATCGTCATTga
- the LOC103573464 gene encoding uncharacterized protein LOC103573464 isoform X2 encodes MLCRSSFCSLAERLNFYNSPGLKSRLDSDTSLARSYYGYGTPAFYSTFDPISVLASLAFLAFLLQSFVSLFDRSRSIIPAIVTSRSVSSDLPDPIKLIMQALDEYEIFNDKVPDKKERDKNY; translated from the exons ATGCTCTGTCGCTCATCATTCTGTAGTCTTGCCgagagattaaatttttacaattctcCAGGTCTCAAATCACGACTTGACTCAGACACGAGTTTGGCACGAAGTTATTACGGCTACGGTACTCCGGCATTTTATTC aacaTTTGATCCAATAAGTGTACTTGCATCATTAGCATTTCTTGCATTTCTGCTCCAATCATTTGTGTCACTCTTTGATAGATCACGATCAATAATACCAGCAATCGTTACCAGTAGATCTGTTTCGAGTGATCTTCCTGATCCAATAAAACTTATCATGCAAGCTCTAGATGAATAT gaaatattCAACGATAAAGTGCCAGATAAAAAGGAACGGGACAAAAACTACTGA
- the LOC103573404 gene encoding ubiquinone biosynthesis protein COQ4 homolog, mitochondrial isoform X2, with product MQVSEHALWNQISSALFYGVSSFLITVINKTVLTTYNFPSFQVLGLGQMLSTIIILYIAKKLHYVDFPNLEVSTLPKIFPLPLIYIGNMIFGTLLRRYSTASGNEFADFYVKNHVELTSLQRAVLAGGSAVVSLIDPSRGDMIACLGETTGTQALKYCHQRLLLSPEGAKILSDKPRINTKTVDFSQLKELPDNTLGKIYYDFLSVNKVSPDSRDDVKFIDDIELAYVMQRYREVHDIFHAVLLMPTTMLGEVSVKWVEALQTKLPMCIGGALFGAARLRPRQRKLYVKYHLPWAINTGKNSGFLLNTYFEKRWEQSLDDFHREMNIHRLV from the exons ATGCAAGTTAGTGAGCATGCATTATGGAATCAGATATCATCAGCATTATTCTACGGAGTTTCGTCATTTTTAATCACCGTCATCAACAAAACTGTGCTGACGACATACAATTTTCCATCATTCCAAGTACTGGGTCTCGGGCAGATGTTATCGACGATAATTATTCTGTATATTGCTAAAAAACTCCACTATGTTGATTTTCCTAACCTAGAAGTATCAACACTACCTAAAATATTTCCATTGCCACTTATTTACATTGGGAACATGATATTTG GTACACTACTAAGAAGATATTCAACCGCATCCGGTAATGAGTTTGCCGACTTTTATGTCAAGAATCACGTAGAGTTGACGAGTCTCCAGCGCGCGGTTCTCGCTGGAGGTTCTGCTGTTGTTTCGTTAATAGATCCATCACGCGGAGATATGATTGCTTGTCTCGGCGAAACAACAGGCACACAGGCCTTGAAATATTGCCATCAACGCTTGCTATTATCGCCCGAAGGTGCTAAAATCCTGAGTGATAAGCCTCGTATCAATACCAAGACCGTTGACTTTTCTCAGCTGAAAGAGCTGCCCGATAATACTCTaggaaaaatttactatgattttttatcagtaaac aAAGTATCACCGGATTCAAGAGATGACGTTAAATTTATAGATGACATAGAGTTAGCATACGTGATGCAGAGATATCGCGAAGTTCACGATATATTTCATGCAGTTCTGTTGATGCCAACAACTATGCTCGGTGAAGTGAGTGTCAAGTGGGTGGAAGCACTTCAAACCAAGTTACCCATGTGTATCGGAGGTGCATTGTTCGGTGCTGCTCGTCTACGTCCTcg ccaaaGAAAACTCTACGTCAAGTATCATCTGCCTTGGGCTATTAATACTGGAAAAAATTCTGGGTTTCTTTTAAATACGTACTTTGAAAAAAGGTGGGAACAATCACTCGATGACTTCCACAGAGAAATGAACATACACCGGCtggtataa
- the LOC103573464 gene encoding uncharacterized protein LOC103573464 isoform X1 encodes MTMDLKFIISLLLSISEACAYKYKYKDKDNSSWYLSPSMLCRSSFCSLAERLNFYNSPGLKSRLDSDTSLARSYYGYGTPAFYSTFDPISVLASLAFLAFLLQSFVSLFDRSRSIIPAIVTSRSVSSDLPDPIKLIMQALDEYEIFNDKVPDKKERDKNY; translated from the exons ATGACAATggacttaaaatttataatcagtTTGTTACTATCAATTTCAGAGGCTTGCgcttacaaatataaatataaagataaagataattCTTCTTGGTACTTATCACCAAGTATGCTCTGTCGCTCATCATTCTGTAGTCTTGCCgagagattaaatttttacaattctcCAGGTCTCAAATCACGACTTGACTCAGACACGAGTTTGGCACGAAGTTATTACGGCTACGGTACTCCGGCATTTTATTC aacaTTTGATCCAATAAGTGTACTTGCATCATTAGCATTTCTTGCATTTCTGCTCCAATCATTTGTGTCACTCTTTGATAGATCACGATCAATAATACCAGCAATCGTTACCAGTAGATCTGTTTCGAGTGATCTTCCTGATCCAATAAAACTTATCATGCAAGCTCTAGATGAATAT gaaatattCAACGATAAAGTGCCAGATAAAAAGGAACGGGACAAAAACTACTGA